The Nitrospira sp. genome has a segment encoding these proteins:
- the smc gene encoding chromosome segregation protein SMC produces the protein MNMTGFKSFAEAKIEFPEGVTAIVGPNGSGKSNVVDAILWVLGEQSTKTLRSEKMEDVIFNGTELRKPLGMAEVSLVIGGLDPTMMKLDGSSGLPNELTDMQEMMITRRLYRNGESEYLLNKIQCRLKDIRSLLLDTRAGSKGHTVIAQGQIDQILNASPQDRRELIEETAGIVRYKKQKAEALRKLDATQQNLLRVRDIVAEVKKQLNSLERQARQARTYQALQGEVREIEVALLTKEFLVLRQTLQEVESDVLSLDRQESEKAAEQARLTTDLEQARLDAIGMSDTMAKIREELAGVEQQQAQALTAAEVERSRGQLFEQQQVQESAELEELVRSQGQVSETLQTIETSLRSVEEEMALRVQTLEELDQELMRLISQRAAAVSEEERGRKDVLQLAVLVANTEQTISQLARRMEDLVGRGARLTAEREDLGGQRTMAIDRHDSLRKEYGDVDRRVSELRTELRAVQEEAAQAAGSLQSLDQVILRRSEELAGVDSRLEALQSVVREEMGYGRQGEQQGPALKSCEGVRDAVAEWLVIPSGMERAVEAVLGERVRGWFVDEPSVGKRLIQFLQQEALGRGSFIPQRPRWDGASTPSWWPAIAAEPGVVGRAVDLIQTDAARSAARDALFDRVVIVRSLDQALQLWERQEWGAPHGPILVTLDGEVVDASGIVTGGQVQSTPGLLERRREVIDLETKRQSFVAELDQSKQQRDMVFAQIQMLTQRDRQLGDALRDAEMQNLSLRKDEEKLQHVLADLDQRLQAVDAEIQEGLSERGRVEDESHSVQAQLGQWIAEKNGQDALVARVRERLGLLDQTMNQHQEQVTQAKLTVEGLRAKREHEQLNRARVTQQIQESEERRRILGEHLDSLKGLIERSREQQVLQETLCRDRGVTAGQVKGELVAAQERQAQHMATSQTLEAGLEEIRRGMSVVRDARMTVEVRRAEVRMHLGTVEGTLAGTYQIDPLTLIDTPPQSDGSMGETDVAPRQAADERSDVELKEQLQKLRDRLDRMGPINLAAISEHQELEERHTFLSAQEQDLSNSIASLKEIIQRINRTTKEMFAATYDELQQKFTEVFGQFFPGGRAELQLIEEPPLENGEPSGNQEPGIEIVAQPPGKRLKSITMLSGGEKTLTAMALLFASFLIRPTPFCLLDEIDAPLDEENIGRFTAVLKDLAQNAQFLVITHNKRTMSIADSLFGVTMEEPGVSKLVSVRLGELQPA, from the coding sequence ATGAATATGACGGGTTTCAAGTCGTTTGCTGAGGCCAAAATTGAATTTCCCGAGGGAGTGACTGCAATCGTCGGTCCGAATGGAAGCGGGAAAAGCAACGTCGTGGATGCCATCCTCTGGGTACTGGGTGAGCAGAGTACCAAGACGCTCCGAAGCGAAAAGATGGAAGACGTCATTTTCAACGGAACTGAATTGCGAAAGCCTCTGGGGATGGCTGAGGTTTCTCTGGTGATCGGCGGGCTTGACCCCACGATGATGAAGCTGGACGGAAGCTCCGGTCTTCCCAACGAACTGACCGACATGCAGGAGATGATGATTACTCGCCGGTTGTACCGTAACGGCGAAAGTGAATATCTCCTTAACAAAATCCAATGCCGACTCAAGGACATTCGCAGCTTGCTGCTTGATACGCGCGCGGGAAGCAAAGGGCATACGGTGATCGCCCAGGGACAGATCGACCAGATCTTGAATGCTTCGCCTCAAGACAGGCGTGAGTTGATCGAGGAGACGGCGGGTATCGTCCGTTACAAAAAGCAAAAGGCCGAGGCGCTGCGTAAGCTGGATGCCACCCAGCAAAATCTTCTCCGTGTCCGAGATATCGTGGCCGAGGTTAAAAAACAATTGAACTCTCTCGAGCGACAGGCGCGACAAGCGCGGACCTATCAGGCTTTGCAGGGGGAGGTGCGCGAGATTGAAGTAGCATTGCTGACCAAAGAGTTTCTGGTCTTGCGGCAAACGTTGCAGGAGGTCGAGAGCGACGTGCTGAGCCTTGACCGGCAAGAATCGGAGAAGGCGGCTGAACAGGCGCGACTCACGACGGATCTTGAACAGGCACGGCTCGATGCGATTGGCATGTCCGACACCATGGCTAAGATTCGTGAAGAATTGGCGGGCGTTGAGCAGCAACAAGCTCAGGCGTTGACCGCGGCGGAAGTCGAGCGGAGTCGAGGGCAATTGTTTGAACAACAACAGGTGCAGGAGTCGGCTGAACTCGAGGAACTCGTTCGTTCACAGGGACAGGTCTCCGAGACGCTGCAGACGATTGAGACCTCCCTACGATCGGTGGAAGAGGAGATGGCGCTTCGAGTTCAGACGCTTGAGGAGTTGGACCAGGAGCTCATGCGCTTGATCAGTCAGCGGGCAGCGGCCGTCTCAGAAGAGGAGCGAGGCCGTAAGGATGTGTTGCAGCTGGCTGTTCTTGTCGCAAACACTGAACAGACGATCTCGCAATTGGCAAGACGGATGGAAGACCTCGTGGGGCGCGGCGCACGGCTGACTGCGGAACGAGAGGATCTCGGTGGTCAGCGTACCATGGCGATCGATCGGCATGACTCATTGCGGAAAGAGTATGGCGATGTCGATCGGCGGGTGTCGGAACTGCGCACGGAGTTGCGGGCGGTACAGGAAGAGGCTGCTCAAGCTGCGGGGAGTTTGCAATCGTTGGATCAGGTGATTTTGCGGCGGTCGGAGGAGCTGGCGGGAGTAGATTCACGTCTTGAGGCGCTCCAAAGTGTGGTACGTGAAGAAATGGGCTACGGTCGACAGGGCGAGCAACAAGGGCCTGCCCTCAAGTCGTGTGAAGGCGTGCGGGATGCGGTGGCCGAGTGGTTGGTCATTCCTTCCGGAATGGAACGTGCGGTCGAGGCGGTGCTGGGGGAGCGTGTTCGCGGATGGTTCGTGGATGAGCCGTCGGTCGGCAAACGGCTGATTCAGTTCCTCCAACAGGAGGCGCTCGGGAGAGGCAGTTTTATCCCGCAGCGTCCACGGTGGGACGGGGCTTCGACGCCCTCATGGTGGCCGGCAATCGCTGCAGAGCCCGGTGTGGTCGGGCGAGCGGTCGATTTGATTCAAACTGATGCAGCTCGATCGGCGGCTCGCGATGCCCTGTTTGATCGTGTGGTGATCGTTCGGTCCTTGGACCAGGCGTTGCAGCTGTGGGAACGACAGGAATGGGGCGCTCCTCACGGACCGATTCTCGTCACTCTGGATGGAGAAGTCGTGGATGCCTCCGGAATCGTGACGGGTGGTCAGGTGCAAAGTACGCCAGGTCTGCTTGAGCGTCGTCGAGAGGTGATCGACCTCGAAACCAAACGACAGTCCTTCGTGGCGGAACTTGATCAGAGTAAGCAACAGCGGGACATGGTTTTTGCACAGATTCAGATGCTCACGCAGCGTGACCGCCAGCTCGGAGATGCTCTGCGCGATGCGGAGATGCAGAATCTGTCCTTGCGCAAAGACGAGGAAAAGCTCCAGCATGTGTTGGCCGATCTCGATCAGCGTTTGCAGGCGGTGGACGCAGAGATTCAGGAGGGCCTGAGTGAGCGAGGGAGGGTGGAGGACGAATCACACTCAGTTCAAGCCCAACTGGGGCAATGGATCGCCGAGAAAAATGGACAAGATGCGTTGGTAGCAAGAGTGCGAGAACGTCTAGGGTTGCTTGACCAGACCATGAACCAGCATCAGGAACAGGTTACTCAGGCCAAGCTGACCGTGGAGGGATTACGTGCAAAGCGGGAACATGAACAGCTGAATCGTGCCCGCGTGACGCAGCAGATCCAGGAGTCCGAAGAGCGGCGCCGCATCCTGGGCGAACACCTAGACAGTTTGAAGGGCTTGATTGAACGGAGTCGAGAACAACAGGTTTTGCAGGAGACGCTTTGCCGGGACCGCGGAGTGACTGCCGGGCAGGTGAAGGGCGAATTGGTTGCGGCCCAGGAACGACAAGCGCAGCACATGGCCACGAGTCAAACACTTGAAGCCGGATTAGAGGAGATACGGCGGGGGATGTCGGTCGTCCGAGATGCCCGCATGACTGTGGAGGTTCGCCGTGCCGAGGTGCGGATGCATTTGGGGACGGTGGAGGGTACGTTGGCCGGCACCTATCAAATTGATCCACTGACACTCATCGATACTCCACCGCAATCAGACGGCTCGATGGGCGAAACAGATGTCGCCCCGCGACAGGCGGCGGACGAGCGTTCGGATGTCGAGCTGAAAGAACAGTTGCAGAAACTTCGTGATCGGCTGGATCGCATGGGGCCCATCAATCTGGCCGCAATCAGCGAGCATCAGGAATTGGAGGAACGTCACACCTTCCTCTCGGCGCAGGAGCAAGACCTCTCAAACTCGATTGCCTCTTTGAAGGAAATCATCCAACGTATTAATCGGACCACAAAGGAAATGTTTGCCGCCACCTATGATGAATTGCAGCAGAAATTCACCGAGGTGTTCGGACAATTTTTCCCGGGAGGACGGGCTGAACTGCAGTTGATCGAGGAACCGCCGTTGGAAAACGGAGAACCGTCCGGCAATCAAGAGCCCGGCATTGAGATTGTTGCTCAACCTCCAGGTAAGCGGCTCAAAAGCATTACGATGCTGTCGGGTGGTGAAAAAACCTTGACGGCGATGGCGCTCTTGTTTGCAAGTTTCCTCATCAGGCCGACTCCATTCTGTCTGTTGGACGAAATCGACGCGCCGCTGGATGAAGAAAATATCGGGCGGTTTACGGCGGTCTTGAAAGACTTGGCACAAAATGCCCAATTTCTCGTCATTACGCACAATAAACGCACGATGAGCATCGCTGATTCGCTCTTCGGCGTGACGATGGAAGAACCCGGTGTGTCGAAGCTTGTGTCCGTAAGACTTGGAGAGTTGCAACCGGCTTAA